A stretch of DNA from Flavobacteriaceae bacterium MAR_2009_75:
AGTACCGGCTACCTATTTACAGCAACACGGCAACTGTACATTTGTTCTAGATACTGGCGCAGGTAGTGAGCTTACCAGAAATAAAACACCTTGGTTGGTCGATGAATCTTTAGACTGGACCAAAAGCTTGACAGCAAAGGCTATCGTATGGCTCTGCGACAAAACCGATAAATCAATTCTTAGTCTGACTGATAAAGATTACAATGACAATGGAATGTCAGGCTTATTAACTACTCAAGATTCTTATGACCTGAACATTCAAATGTTCAATAAACTTCAGCATACAATTACAGGTTGGCCTGGTGGCAAACCCAATGCCGATGATACCAATAGACCAGAGAGAGCCGAGCCGGCAAAGAAAAGAGTAATTATATTCAGTCCTCACCCTGATGATGATGTTATTTCTATGGGCGGTACTTTTGACCGATTGGTAGAGCAGGGTCATGAAGTGCATATAGTTTATCAAACTTCGGGCAATATTGCGGTATCCGATGCCGATGCCCTGCGCTATGCCGGTATTGCCAAGAGAATTAAACCCTCAGATGAGGCACAACAGCTTATAGATGATATCAAAGCTAAAAAAGAAAGCAGCTTCGATACCCTAAATGTTAGAAAACTAAAAGGAAATATAAGACGTGGAGAATCATATGCTGCTACACGTTACTTGGGCCTATCTGATGAAAATGTTCATTTTTTAGATTTGCCGTTTTATGAGACTGGTGCTATCAAGAAGAATAATCTTTCTGATGCCGATATTGAGATTATGATGAATATCATCACAGAAATAAAACCGCATCAAATTTATGCCGCAGGTGACCTTGCAGATCCGCACGGCACCCATAAAGTTTGTTTGGATGCTGTTTTCGAGTCTATGAAACGTTTGAAGTCTGAACCTTTTATGGAAGACTGCTGGTTGTGGCTTTACAGAGGCGCGTGGCACGAGTGGGATATTCATGAAATCGAAATGGCCGTACCTATGAGTCCGGATCAGGTGTTGAAAAAGCGCTATGCCATATTCTGTCACCAATCGCAGAAAGATGGGGTTATGTTTCAAGGTGATGATGCTAGAGAATTCTGGATGCGGGCCGAGGAACGCAACAGAGGTACCGCTCAAAAATACAGGGCATTGGGCTTGTCAGACTATGCTGCAATCGAAGCATTTGTTCGTTATAAATTCGATTAATTTTTAATAAATTATTTTAAAGGCCTATTATTCTCAATGATAGGCCTTCTTTTTGTTTATGACCAAAAATTTAATTTTCATATTCGTCTTGCTCGTTAGCTTAAATTCTTGCTCGGTATTTCAACCAGTGCCTGAACCTAGAAGAGAGTTCCGCGGTTTTTGGATGGCAACAGTCGTGAATATTGACTGGCCTAAAAGCGGTCATGATTCCATAGAAAAGCAAAAAGCGGACTACCTCAAAATACTTGATTTTTATCAAGACCTAAATTTTAATGCCGCTATAGTTCAAGTGCGCACTGCGGGCGATGCATTTTACGACTCAAATTATGCGCCTTGGTCACGGTATTTAACGGGTGAAGAAGGAAAAGCTCCTGATTCAACTCAATCAAACCACAAGACAGGTATGTTGAGTTGGATGATTGATGAAGCCCACATTCGTGGGATGGAGTTTCATGCGTGGTTAAATCCCTACCGTGCTACTTTTGACCTGAAAACAGAAACTTTAAGTACCAATCACGATTACCATAGGCATCCCGATTGGATGGTGAAATATGGGAAGAAATATTATTATAATCCCGGTTTGCCGGCTGTTCAAGACCACATGGTTTCAATTATTAAAGAACTCATCAATAATTACCCTATAGATGCCATACATTATGATGATTATTTCTACCCCTACACCATAAAAGATGAAACATTTAAAGATTCCACTACCTTCAACAACTATAAACTCCCCAATCAAAGTCTGGAAGATTGGCGAAGAAGTAATATGGATTCACTTATTAAAAAAAGTTACCATGCCATTAAAGAGGTTAGGCCCTCGGTTCAATTTGGTGTAAGCCCGTTCGGTGTATGGAAAAACAAAAGCACCGATTCCAGAGGTTCCGATACCCGAGCAGGTCAGACTACTTTCGAAAATTTATATGCCGACCCCTTACTGTGGATGCAAGAAGGTTGGCTCGACTATATAGTTCCTCAAATTTATTGGAGTATGGACCTAGAGGTAGCTTCCCACAGAAAATTACTGGATTGGTGGGCAGATAACACTCAAACCACCAATCTCTATATTGGTAATGGCCCTTATAAAATCAAGAATAATAGTGACAAAGCATGGAATAAAAACCGAGAGCTACCTGATCAACTGACATATGCTCGAGAAAATGAAACCGTAAACGGCAATGTCTTTTTTAGTGCTAAGAGTCTTATGCAGCAGAAGAAAGGTTACATCAGTCGATTAAAGAAAAAATTTTATAAAAACCCTGCTTTGCCACCATTGGTAAATATGGGGGACTTTATCCCTTTTAAAATTCCGACTCTGCTAAAGGTTGAGGAAAGTGCCGGTAAAGTAATCTTGCATTTTGATGATTTTCAAGATGTACAACTTATAATTATTTATTCCTCTGGAAATGAGGGTCAAACCTTCTATCAAAATAAAAAAATTCTTTCTAAAATTTTTGTTGAAGAAGAGAATACGATTGTACTTCAGTCTGAAGATATAAATAACAATAAACATTTAGCTTATACATTTATCGATAAATATGGTAAGGAAACTGAGCCTAAAATCATACATTTAAAGCAAACCGAACTTTATGATCAAAAAAGATAAATGGGCATGGGCATGGGTTCCCCCGCTATATTTTGCAGAAGGTCTCCCCAATGTAATCATCGCTTCGGTCTCGGTAATTATGTACAAAAAACTGGGTATCAGCAATACCGATATTACACTTTACACTGGCCTATTATACTTGCCGTGGGTACTAAAACCTATCTGGAGCCCTATTGTAGACCTTAAAAGCACCAAAAGACATTGGTTCTTGATCATGCAACTTTTAATATCGGTCATGTTTTTGGCCGTTGGCCTTACCTTACCCACACAAATGTTTTTTGTGACCACCTTGGCCTGTTTTTGGGTAGCGGCATTCGCCTCGGCGACCAATGATATTGCTTCAGATGGATATTACATGATAGGGCTTTCCGAAAAAAAAACAATCTTTTTTTGTTGGTATTAGAAGCACCTTTTATAGGCTCGCCATGGTTACTGGTAGTGGTCTCATAGTTGTTTTCGGTGGATATCTCGAAAGAATCTACGGAGACAATACAAAAGCTTGGAGCATTACCATGATAGCAACGGGGGCATTAATGCTTTTGCTTACAATCATAAACTTCTTTACAACGCCCAAATTCGAAAGCTCTTTGGCTATTAAAACACAAAGGCCGAAAGCATTTTTAGAAGTGTTTACATCATTCTTTAAAAAGCCCAACATTGCGGTAGCCCTTGCCTTTATTTTGACTTATCGTCTTGGGGAATCTCAACTAGCCAAAGTCGCTCAATTATTCATGCTCGATGAACGTACAAAAGGTGGGCTGGCCATTTCAACTGAAAACGTCGGTATTATTTACGGTGTGGTCGGTCTGATCACGCTTTCTGCTGGCGGTATTTTAGGCGGAATCTTAATTTCGAGGGACGGACTAAAAAAATGGATGCTACCCATGATGTTGTTTCTTAACGTACCCAACGTACTTTATGCAATTCTGGCAGTATCAAAAACTTCAAATTTGGCATTTGTTATTGGCACTGTAGCTTTCGAACAATTTGGTTACGGTTTTGGTTTTGCAGCCTTTCTCATGTACCTCATCTACATAGCCGAAGGGCAATCAAAAACATCTCATTACGCCATAGCCACCGGTTTTATGGCCTTGGGGGCCATGCTTCCGGGAATGATAAGCGGAGCTGTTCAAAAATGGTTGGGTTACGATGGTTTTTTCATTTGGGTCGTTATATCGGCCCTACCCGCATTCTTTCTTTTAAAATTTTTAAAATACCCCCCGGAATTCGGAAAAAAATCGGCACAGACAGATGCTTAAAGTAAACACCTACACTATGGAGAGTGATAAATTGAACCTTGCGGAAAAAGTCGGACAACTCTTTATGCCAGCTGCTTTTATCAATGATTCAGAAGAGGAAATTATACAGCTCGAACAATTGATAAGGAAACACCATGTCGGTGGTATATGCTTTTTTCATAGTCGAGCCAGTGCGGCCACTAATTTTGAGGGCAAAAAGCTGGTTGTCAAAAATGACAATAGTTATGATACCCTAAAGAATTTGATCCAACGTTACCAAAATGCGGCCAAATACCCTTTATTGGTGGCTATTGATGCAGAGTGGGGTTTGGCCATGCGTATCGAAAAAACGCCGCAATACCCTTATGCCATTACCTTGGGCGCGATTCAAGATAATAACGAACTTATATTTCAGGTAGGGAAAAATATTGCCCAAGATTGTATTTCCACAGGTATTCATTGGAATCTTTCTCCAGTGGTCGATATTAACAACAATGCGCACAACCCCGTTATCGGGTATAGATCTTTTGGGGAAGAAAGAGATTTGGTTACCGAAAAGGCTCTACAGTACATCAAGGGTACGCAAAGCGAAGGTGTATTGACCAGCATCAAGCATTTTCCAGGTCATGGTGACACAGCTACGGACTCCCATTTAGGACTACCCTTAATCGAAAAATCGAAAGATGAACTTATAGACAATGAACTTTATCCTTTTAAAAAACTGATTGCCGAAGGTGTTGAATCGGTTATGGTCGGGCACCTCTCCGTACCGGCATTGGCAAAAGAAAAAAATACACCTTCAAGTATATCTAAAGATATTATCAAAGGTGTTTTAAGAAAAGAGATGCAATTTGATGGGGTCGTTATTTCCGACGCTCTAAATATGCATGCAGTCTCTAAGAATTACCCCGAAAAAGGTGAACTGGAATGGCTCGCTTTCGACGCTGGAAACGATATTCTATGCTTTGCAGAAAACACCTCTGAAGGGATTCAAAAAATTATAGAAAATGCTTCAGAGAAACATATTGAAGAAAGTTTTAAAAGAGTATGGCAATTAAAAGAAAAGGCCTTTCTGCAAGTTGAAAAAAAAACTACCCTTTCCAATGCTTCCAGTTTAAATAAAAAAATTGCGCAAAAAAGTATCACCCTTTTAAAAGGAGATGAGAAGACGATAGCTAATTTTAGAAACCAAAATTTTACTGTTGTTAGCAACACTCCAGAAAAAGGAAAGCCTTTTATGAAAAGTCTCAAAAGTAATGCCGTCATCAACCTAGAAGAGGCTGAAGATTTGAATAAGGCGAACCTTGTTTTAGCCTTATTTCCACCGCAAATTAAACCGAGCAATAATTTCGGACTCTCCTCAGGGCAACTGGAATCTATAAATCGAATAATTAAAAAAAACAGAGTAGTTTTCTATCTGTTCGGTAATCCTTATGTTCTAAATCATCTGAATTTTGATACGGCCGAGGCTGTCATTGTCGCTTACCAAGATTTTGAAGAATTTCAACATGTAGCACAGCAGCATTTTTTAGGCAAACAAGAGGCGGTTGGTAAACTGCCCGTAACCATTGAAAAGAAATGAAAAGTTACAATATTATCGGTTTAATGTCCGGCACTTCGTTAGACGGTTTAGATTTGGCCTTCTGTAAAATAGAGCGGCAAGACGGTAACTACAATTTCGAGATTGCGCAGACGAAAAGTGTTTCCTATTCCAAAGAAATGAAAAACCGCCTTAAAAATTCCATTTATTTGGCTGCGGATGAATTGCTTATATTTCATAATTCATACGGAACTTGGCTGGGCGAACAGGTAAGAGATTTTGTCACCGAGCATAACTTGAAAGTCGATAGTATTGCAAGCCACGGTCATACCACACATCATCAGCCCGAGAACGGGCTCACCTTTCAAATAGGTTCTGGCCAACATCTAGCCAATGCCTGTGGTCAAAAAGTAATTTGTGATTTTCGCACCAATGATGTTGCGCTGCATGGGCAAGGAGCCCCCCTTGTACCCATCGGTGATAGGCTTTTCTTTAACCAATATGACTTCTGCTTGAATTTGGGCGGTATCAGTAATGTATCATTTGAGAAAAATGGAAAGCGTTTGGCTTATGATATAGGGTTGGCCAATATGATCCTGAACCATATCACTCAAAAAGAAGGCCTAGCTTATGATAAAGGCGGCCAATTGGCACGAAGCGGAGAGGTAAACGTCGATATGCTACAAAAACTTAATGCCTTGGAGTTCTACAAGCTCCCCTTTCCGAAATCAATCGGTTTTGAATGGTTTGTAGACAAAGTAGCACCCATAGTCGATGGCACCAATGACCATATGAACAATTTATTGTGCACCAGTATTCATCATGTTTGTGAACAAGTAGCCATACAAATAAAAAACAATGCTCAAACTGATAGTAAAAGCCTCTTTGTTACGGGTGGCGGAGCTCTAAACGATTTTTTGGTTGAAACCCTACAAGACAAACTTGGTGATTCGGTTAAAGTTGTCGTGCCAGAAAAAAAGCTTATCGAATTTAAAGAAGCTTTGGTTTTTGCGCTAATGGGAGTTTTACGATTGCAAGAAAAAACCAACGTTCTTTGCTCGGTTACCGGTGCAAAATCAGATTCATCGAGCGGTATCATTTATTTACCAAATTAAATCTGCAACAAATTGTTATATTAGTAAATTCAACAACTTAAATTTAAAATCCACCATGTCCGAAAAGCAAGAAAAAGCCAGTGCTTACTGGAAAGAAAACGTCAGATACTTGTTCATTCTTCTTGCCATATGGTTTGCGGTATCATATGGGGCCGGAATACTATTCAGGGATGTGTTGAACCAAATCAGAATCGGGGGTTTTGAACTAGGCTTTTGGTTCGCCCAACAAGGTTCTATTTATGTATTCGTAATTCTCATATTCGTTTATGTGCGGTTGATGAATACCTTAGATAAAAAATACGGCTACAACGAATAAACCCAATACCAACCAACTATTTCCCTATTCTGGGAATAACCAAAATCAAAACCTATGGATGTTCAAACCTGGACGTATCTTTTAGTCGGAATTACTTTTACGCTATATATCGGCATTGCCATTTGGTCCAGGGCTGGATCTACCAACGATTTTTACGTGGCCGGTGGTGGAGTTTCTCCACTCGCAAATGGTATGGCTACCGCCGCCGATTGGATGTCGGCCGCCTCTTTTATCTCCATGGCGGGCATAATTTCATTTGCAGGATACGATGGCTCGGTCTACCTTATGGGTTGGACAGGTGGCTATGTGCTACTAGCCCTACTCTTGGCGCCCTATCTTAGAAAATTCGGGAAGTTTACCGTACCAGATTTTATAGGCGATCGGTATTATTCAAAAACAGCACGTATCGTAGCCGTAATTTGCGCTCTTATTGTCTCCTTTACCTATGTGGCCGGTCAAATGCGCGGTGTGGGAGTAGTTTTCTCGCGTTTTCTTGAGGTTGACATCAATACTGGTGTTATTATCGGTATGGTGATAGTTCTTTTCTATGCCGTTTTAGGGGGATGAAAGGCATCACCTATACCCAGGTGGCCCAATACTGTGTACTTATTTTTGCCTTTATGGTTCCGGCAATATTTATTTCCATACAAATGACCGGAAACCCTATTCCGCAGTTGGGTATGGGATCACAACTAAACGATGGCTCTGGAGTGTATTTGTTGGATAAACTAAACGGACTCTCTACTGAGCTTGGTTTTGCCGAATATACCGATGGTAAAAAATCTACCGTTGATGTATTTATGATTACGTTGGCGCTTATGGTGGGTACTGCGGGTCTACCGCATGTAATCGTCCGTTTCTTTACGGTAAAGCGTGTAAAAGATGCTAGGAAATCTGCAGGCTTGGCACTTTTGCTAATAGCCATATTGTATACTACAGCTCCGGCCGTATCGGTTTTCGCCCGCACCAACATGATTAATACGGTGAGCAACAAAGAATATAATTCAATGCCAGAATGGTTCAAAAACTGGGAAACTACGGGGTTGTTGATTTTCGACGATAAAAATAAAGATGGTAAAATTCAATATGTTGCCGATACCTCTAAGAACGAGTTAACGGTAGACCGTGATATTATGGTGTTGGCAAATCCTGAGATTGCAGACCTTCCAGCTTGGGTAATCGCTCTAGTGGCTGCAGGTAGTTTAGCGGCCGCTTTATCTACCGCTGCCGGTCTGCTTTTAGTAATTTCAGCTTCGGTTTCTCACGATTTAATTAAAAAAATATTGGTGCCGGGCATTTCAGAGAAAGGAGAGCTTTGGGCAGCCCGTGGGGCCGCAACCGTAGCAGTTGTTATAGCCGGGTATTTTGGAATAAACCCGCCAGGCTTTGTCGCTGCGGTGGTGGCATTGGCTTTTGGTCTCGCAGCCGCTTCTTTTTTTCCCGCAATCGTTTTAGGTATTTTTTATAAAAAAATGAATAAAGAGGGTGCCATTGCTGGAATGGTCATCGGTATATCGTTGATGCTCTTTTATATGTTGAAATTCAAGTTCGGAATTTTTGACGGTGGTAAAGGGGCAGTGCCTGCTTTGGAAAAAGATTGGTGGTTCGGCATATCACCTGAAGGGTTCGGCAGCGTAGCGATGATCGTAAACTTTCTTGTATCGATAGTCATCATGCAGTTCACTCCCCCGCCCCCTGAAAACGTGCAAGCAATTGTAGAAGATATTAGAATTCCCAGTGGTGCCGGAGAGGCCACTGGACATTAATTTTTTATTTAACTTTAAAGAAACACAGTACACTAATGAGCAATTACCACATTAAGCATTTAGAAGAATATTTTCAAGTCTATAGAAAATCGGTTCGCAATCCCGAAGCGTTTTGGGAAGAGATTGCCGAAGAGCATTTCGTATGGCGAAAAAAATGGGACAATGTTCTAAGTTGGGATTTCTCAAAACCGGAAATAAAGTGGTTCGAAGGAGCCAAATTGAATATTACCGAAAACTGTATCGATAGGCATTTACCTACACGTGGAGATAAGACAGCTATTTTATTCGAGTCCAATGACCCAAATGAAGAAGCACAACACATAACGTACCGCGACCTTCATGAAAAAGTGTGTCGCATGGCGAACGTTTTGCTTGATCAGGGTGTGAAAAAGGGGGATCGGGTATGCATCTATCTACCTATGATTCCTGAATTGGCCGTATCGGTTCTGGCATGTGCCCGAATCGGTGCCATTCACTCTGTGGTCTTTGCAGGTTTCTCTTCCAGTGCCTTGGCCGCCAGAGTCAATGATTCTGATTGTAAATTGGTAATTACATCCGATGGTTCATATCGAGGAGCAAAGACCATTGACCTGAAGAGTATTGTTGATAAGGCGCTCGAAAGTTGCCCTGGGGTTAAAAATGTTTTGGTGGCCAAGCGAATCAACACTGATATCGATATGAAAGAGGGTAGAGATAAATGGCTACAACCTCTTTTAGATGAGGCTTATGCCGATTGTGTCGCTGAAATCATGGATGCCGAAGACCCTTTATTCATACTTTACACCTCAGGTTCTACAGGTAAGCCCAAAGGTATGGTACATACCATAGGTGGCTACATGGTCTATACGGCATATACTTTTAAAAACGTATTTCAGTACCGCGAAGAAGACGTCTATTGGTGTACCGCCGATATCGGTTGGATTACCGGACACTCTTACATTTTGTACGGACCGTTGGCCAATGGTGCCACGACCGTAATGTTCGAAGGCGTTCCCTCTTACCCAGATTATGGGCGTTTCTGGGAAATTGTTGAAAAACATAAAGTAAGTCAATTCTATACCGCACCAACCGCTATTCGCGCCTTGGCAAAAGAAAATTTAGAATTCTTAGATAAACATGACCTTTCTTCTTTAAAAGTACTTGGTTCTGTAGGTGAACCTATCAATGAAGAAGCTTGGCATTGGTACAATAACAATGTGGGCAAAAAGAATAGCCCTATTGTAGATACGTGGTGGCAAACCGAAACCGGAGGTATTATGATTACCCCAATACCCTATGTCACCCCCACCACTCCCACTTATGCTACTTTGCCATTTATTGGTATTCAACCCGCTCTGATGGATGAAGAGGGAAAAGAAATTAAGGGGAAACAGGTTTCTGGAAGGTTGTGTATCAAATTTCCGTGGCCAGCGATTGCTCGAACTATTTGGGGAAATCATGATCGATACAGAGACACCTACTTTTCCGCATTTAAGAACATGTATTTTTCAGGTGATGGTGCGCTCAGAGATGCCGTGGGGTACTATCGCATCACCGGCCGTGTAGATGATGTGGTTATCGTATCTGGTCACAATCTGGGAACAGCACCCATCGAAGATTCTATAAACGAACATCCAGCGGTAGCTGAAAGTGCCATTGTTGGTTTCCCACATGATATCAAAGGAAATGCGCTCTACGGATTCGTAATTCTTAAAGAGTTTGGGGAGACCCGAAACCGAGAAAATCTGGCAAAGGAAATCAACCAACAGATTACGGAACATATCGGGCCAATTGCAAAACTCGATAAAATTCAGTTTGTTTCGGGCTTGCCAAAAACAAGAAGTGGTAAAATAATGCGAAGAATACTACGGAAAATAGCATCTAACGACACGAGCAATATGGGTGACACCTCCACCCTATTGAACCCTGAAATAGTCAAAGAGATTATGGATGAATCATTATAAAAAAAACGCTGGGAACATTTAACATGTTCCCAGCGTTTTTTTCTCTTACTTAGATTGTTCTTTATTAGGCACGGGCCAAGGCATGTTTTTTTCTTACCATGAGCATTATACCCAAAGAAAGTAGTCCGCAAATGGCTAAACCTACGAACATGGGCCAAACTGTGTCTGTAACAAAGCCACCGATATAACTTGCAATGGGCACTGCAATTACGGTAGAAACGAATCCATTTATAGCCGCACCTATACCGGCAATATGTCCTATCGGTTCCATAGCAATAGAACGAAAATTTCCCCATAGAAATCCCAAACAGAAAAATTGAACCGATAGAAAGCCTACCAAAACGATTACATTCGGGTTGGGTTGGTTCCAGAAAAGCAATACATATAGCAAAGCAATACTACAAAATGCGGTCAATGCCATCAGAGCCAGTCTTCGCATACCAAACCGCATGACCAAAGTGCCGTTCAACAAGGTCGACAATCCGATAGAAACTGCCAGACCGGCAAAAATATAGGGAAACGAATCTACCAAACCATATTGGTCTTCAAAAACATGCTGCGAGGCACTAAGGTACACAAGAAAAGCTCCTGTTATGAACCCAGAAGTAAAGGTAAAAGCCACAGATTCCCTGTGTTTTAAAAATTCTTTAAGGCCATTCTTAAAAACACCCATTGAAAAAGGTACTTTATATTGAGGCTTGAGAGTTTCTTGTTGACGTTTCCAAAACCAGATACCAACGACCAGAGCAAAGAACAGCTGTACATAGAATATAGCTTGCCAACTAAAGGCATCCATTATCCATTTTCCGGTGGCCGGTGCAATAACGGGAATCAAAATGAAAAATGCCGTTACGAAAGACATCATTCTTGCCATATAATCTCCACTGTAGGTGTCTCGAATAATAGAAATAGCTATGCTTCGAGGTGCGGAAAGGCCGACCCCTTGAAGCATTCTACCGGCAACCATTATTTCTAAAGAATTGGCCATTAGGCATATGGCGCTCCCCACCCCGAAAGTCAAAAAACCGGCATATACCATGGGCTTTCTGCCGTAACTATCCGACAAGGGGCCGAAAAACAATTGACCGATACCCAGACCCAAAAAAATCATGGTAATCATCATTTGATTGGCCGTGGGGTCAAAGCTGTTGACCGCCTCCCCGATATGCGAAAGTGCAGGCAACAGTGCATCTAAAGCCAAAGCGACAATCGACATCAGCGAGGCCATCAAAGCTATAAATTCAAAATTCGGCTTTACATTTTCGTTTTGCATTGTGCAAAATTAGGCATATAAGCTGTAAGCCTCGTTATCAAAACTTCATTTTACCGATATACTGGGTATTGCATTGCAAATATGTATTTTTGTCAAAAATTTATCAGGAATGTTGATTATAGGGATTGCCGGTGGAACAGGCTGTGGAAAAACAACAGTTGTCAATCAGATTATTGATGAGCTTCCGGAAGGTGAAGTGGGGGTGATTTCTCAAGACTCATACTACAACGACCTCTCTCATCTTCCTTTAGAACAGCGAAGAAAAACAAATTTTGACCATCCACAGTCCATTGATTTTCAACTTTTAGAAGAGCATCTTACTTCATTAAAAGAAGGGCATTCCATCAAACAACCGGTCTATTCATTTCTAGAATGCAACCGTACTGACAAGACAAATCCGGTGCACCCTACCAAAGTATTGATAGTTGAAGGGATACTGATCTTGACCAACTCAAGACTTCGCAATATGATGGACATTAAGATTTTTGTTCATGCAGATTCAGACGAACGTCTGATACGAAGACTCAAACGTGATGTTAACGAACGTGGCTGGAATTTGGACGAAACCTTGGAAAAGTACCAATCGAACATCAAACCGATGCATTTGCAATTTATAGAACCCAGTAAAGAATATGCAGATATCATTATACCCAACAATAAATACAACACTGTTGCAGTTGATATTGTGAAGACGATCATCAACGAAAAATTGACATAGGCACGATGGGGTTAAAAGACTTGCGAAAGAAAAAATGGTTCAGTGTGCTTACCAATGTCTACATTTTGGTGCTCACCGTCTTTGTTATTTGGATGCTCTTTTTCGACACCAACTCATTATTGATTCATTTAGAATTAAAAAAAGAAATCAATAAACTTGAGAAGCAACAAGAATTTTTAAAAGAGGAAATAGCCAACGATAAGATAATTCTAGAAAGGCTTTCCGACCCTGAAGAACTGGAGAAGTTCGCCCGCGAAAAGTACTACCTTAAAAAGAAGAATGAAGAAATTTATCTAATCGAGTACGAAGACAGCTTAAAGCTTAAACCAAAAGATTAACCCACTTACCAATTAGACTACAGTTATAGTGGTTGATAAACGATTTTAATTTACTGTTAACCAACTTTAACGCAAAACACCATAGTTATTCACCTTGTGTTAACAAAATGGTTTC
This window harbors:
- a CDS encoding glucosamine-6-phosphate deaminase — its product is MKTILERNGSNIEYRPVGQFEETRFEKIHNVIFSDSNEASVKVAEEIAALIRKKQEVKKTCVLGLATGSSPIKVYEELVRMHQEEGLSFYNVVTFNLDEYLPMEKDNRQSYWYFMHEHLFNHIDIPAENIHIPDGTILGGDVIDYCLAYEKEIKKAGGLDFQLLGIGRTGHIGFNEPGSHYNSGTRVITLDHITRVDAAPSFLGIDNVPRKAITMGIATVRSAKRIVLLGWGQNKADIIKKTVEGEVSPQVPATYLQQHGNCTFVLDTGAGSELTRNKTPWLVDESLDWTKSLTAKAIVWLCDKTDKSILSLTDKDYNDNGMSGLLTTQDSYDLNIQMFNKLQHTITGWPGGKPNADDTNRPERAEPAKKRVIIFSPHPDDDVISMGGTFDRLVEQGHEVHIVYQTSGNIAVSDADALRYAGIAKRIKPSDEAQQLIDDIKAKKESSFDTLNVRKLKGNIRRGESYAATRYLGLSDENVHFLDLPFYETGAIKKNNLSDADIEIMMNIITEIKPHQIYAAGDLADPHGTHKVCLDAVFESMKRLKSEPFMEDCWLWLYRGAWHEWDIHEIEMAVPMSPDQVLKKRYAIFCHQSQKDGVMFQGDDAREFWMRAEERNRGTAQKYRALGLSDYAAIEAFVRYKFD
- a CDS encoding beta-glucosidase-like glycosyl hydrolase; translated protein: MESDKLNLAEKVGQLFMPAAFINDSEEEIIQLEQLIRKHHVGGICFFHSRASAATNFEGKKLVVKNDNSYDTLKNLIQRYQNAAKYPLLVAIDAEWGLAMRIEKTPQYPYAITLGAIQDNNELIFQVGKNIAQDCISTGIHWNLSPVVDINNNAHNPVIGYRSFGEERDLVTEKALQYIKGTQSEGVLTSIKHFPGHGDTATDSHLGLPLIEKSKDELIDNELYPFKKLIAEGVESVMVGHLSVPALAKEKNTPSSISKDIIKGVLRKEMQFDGVVISDALNMHAVSKNYPEKGELEWLAFDAGNDILCFAENTSEGIQKIIENASEKHIEESFKRVWQLKEKAFLQVEKKTTLSNASSLNKKIAQKSITLLKGDEKTIANFRNQNFTVVSNTPEKGKPFMKSLKSNAVINLEEAEDLNKANLVLALFPPQIKPSNNFGLSSGQLESINRIIKKNRVVFYLFGNPYVLNHLNFDTAEAVIVAYQDFEEFQHVAQQHFLGKQEAVGKLPVTIEKK
- a CDS encoding anhydro-N-acetylmuramic acid kinase: MKSYNIIGLMSGTSLDGLDLAFCKIERQDGNYNFEIAQTKSVSYSKEMKNRLKNSIYLAADELLIFHNSYGTWLGEQVRDFVTEHNLKVDSIASHGHTTHHQPENGLTFQIGSGQHLANACGQKVICDFRTNDVALHGQGAPLVPIGDRLFFNQYDFCLNLGGISNVSFEKNGKRLAYDIGLANMILNHITQKEGLAYDKGGQLARSGEVNVDMLQKLNALEFYKLPFPKSIGFEWFVDKVAPIVDGTNDHMNNLLCTSIHHVCEQVAIQIKNNAQTDSKSLFVTGGGALNDFLVETLQDKLGDSVKVVVPEKKLIEFKEALVFALMGVLRLQEKTNVLCSVTGAKSDSSSGIIYLPN
- a CDS encoding PAT family beta-lactamase induction signal transducer AmpG (manually curated) produces the protein MIKKDKWAWAWVPPLYFAEGLPNVIIASVSVIMYKKLGISNTDITLYTGLLYLPWVLKPIWSPIVDLKSTKRHWFLIMQLLISVMFLAVGLTLPTQMFFVTTLACFWVAAFASATNDIASDGYYMIGLSEKKQSFFVGIRSTFYRLAMVTGSGLIVVFGGYLERIYGDNTKAWSITMIATGALMLLLTIINFFTTPKFESSLAIKTQRPKAFLEVFTSFFKKPNIAVALAFILTYRLGESQLAKVAQLFMLDERTKGGLAISTENVGIIYGVVGLITLSAGGILGGILISRDGLKKWMLPMMLFLNVPNVLYAILAVSKTSNLAFVIGTVAFEQFGYGFGFAAFLMYLIYIAEGQSKTSHYAIATGFMALGAMLPGMISGAVQKWLGYDGFFIWVVISALPAFFLLKFLKYPPEFGKKSAQTDA
- a CDS encoding putative solute:sodium symporter small subunit, which encodes MSEKQEKASAYWKENVRYLFILLAIWFAVSYGAGILFRDVLNQIRIGGFELGFWFAQQGSIYVFVILIFVYVRLMNTLDKKYGYNE
- a CDS encoding uncharacterized lipoprotein YddW (UPF0748 family); protein product: MTKNLIFIFVLLVSLNSCSVFQPVPEPRREFRGFWMATVVNIDWPKSGHDSIEKQKADYLKILDFYQDLNFNAAIVQVRTAGDAFYDSNYAPWSRYLTGEEGKAPDSTQSNHKTGMLSWMIDEAHIRGMEFHAWLNPYRATFDLKTETLSTNHDYHRHPDWMVKYGKKYYYNPGLPAVQDHMVSIIKELINNYPIDAIHYDDYFYPYTIKDETFKDSTTFNNYKLPNQSLEDWRRSNMDSLIKKSYHAIKEVRPSVQFGVSPFGVWKNKSTDSRGSDTRAGQTTFENLYADPLLWMQEGWLDYIVPQIYWSMDLEVASHRKLLDWWADNTQTTNLYIGNGPYKIKNNSDKAWNKNRELPDQLTYARENETVNGNVFFSAKSLMQQKKGYISRLKKKFYKNPALPPLVNMGDFIPFKIPTLLKVEESAGKVILHFDDFQDVQLIIIYSSGNEGQTFYQNKKILSKIFVEEENTIVLQSEDINNNKHLAYTFIDKYGKETEPKIIHLKQTELYDQKR